CGCTGACACGCCTGCGTCGCAACAGGCAGGACCGTTTCACCCGCAGGCTTGTTGCCGAGAACAGTCTTTCCATTGATGACCTGATCTGGCCGATCTTCGTGATGGAAGGCAGCAATTCCATTACGGATGTTGCGTCCATGCCCGGAGTGCAGCGTGTCACCCTCGACAGACTGGCCGCGCATGTTGAAACAGCCGCCAGGCTGGATATTCCTGCGCTGGCCCTGTTCCCCATTACGCCTTCGGAAGTGCGTGATGAGGCCGGGACCGAGGCGCTCAACCCCGACAATCTCATGTGCCGGGCAGCCCGCCTGCTTAAAAGCGAGTTCCCCGACATGGGGCTGATCGGCGACGTTGCCCTCGATCCCTACACCAACCACGGCCATGACGGCGTCATTCGCGATGGTTACGTCGTCAATGATGAGTCCGTTGATATTCTGAAGGTTCAGGCGACCAATCAGGCAGCCGCGGGCATCGACATCATCGCCCCCTCCGACATGATGGACGGACGCATCGAAGCCATCCGTCGCGATCTGGACGAGAATGGTCTGATCGACACACGGATCATGTCCTACGCCGCCAAATATGCCAGCGCGTTCTACGGCCCGTTCCGTGACGCGCTCGGCTCCGGAGGGCTTCTGAAGGGCGACAAGAAAACCTACCAGATGGACCCGGCCAATTCGGATGAAGCCCTGCGTGAGGTCGAACTTGATCTTCTCGAAGGCGCCGACATGGTCATGGTCAAGCCGGGAATGCCCTATCTCGACATCATCCGACGTGTACGGGACAGCTTCTCCGTACCGACCTTCGCCTATCAGGTCTCGGGTGAGTACGCGATGCTGATGGCGGCGATCCAGAATGGCTGGCTGGATCATGAGCGGGCAGTCATGGAAAGCCTGCTGGCTTTCAAGCGGGCTGGAGCGAACGGCATTCTGACCTACTTCGCCATTGAGGCGGCACAGCGGATCAAGGTCCAGTAGTCAGGGTTCACAAACGAATCAACGTCTTGGCGGCACGTTCTCCAGTCGCGGAGACGTTGGTTTTACAGTGACGAAACCGCAACACTCCAGAAATATGATCCCGTTCAAAAAATAGAATATCAATTAAAACAATTACTTAAAAAAATACAATTCATAGGGCTCTTTGAATCGCAATGTAACAGCTTCGATAAATGTGACATGCATCTCATCAACGTTCCAACGCTGGTGAAAGCCCTGAACCTGATGCTTCGCAAAACCGCCCTTCTGACCTGCCTGACCACCGCAACACTTGCATTTTCGATGATCGACGCCGCCTGCGCCGCTCCTCCGGCAG
The Acetobacter aceti genome window above contains:
- the hemB gene encoding porphobilinogen synthase, producing MTVGRFPLTRLRRNRQDRFTRRLVAENSLSIDDLIWPIFVMEGSNSITDVASMPGVQRVTLDRLAAHVETAARLDIPALALFPITPSEVRDEAGTEALNPDNLMCRAARLLKSEFPDMGLIGDVALDPYTNHGHDGVIRDGYVVNDESVDILKVQATNQAAAGIDIIAPSDMMDGRIEAIRRDLDENGLIDTRIMSYAAKYASAFYGPFRDALGSGGLLKGDKKTYQMDPANSDEALREVELDLLEGADMVMVKPGMPYLDIIRRVRDSFSVPTFAYQVSGEYAMLMAAIQNGWLDHERAVMESLLAFKRAGANGILTYFAIEAAQRIKVQ